The genomic window GAATTAGGAACTACCTTAGAAAACTTAGAAGCAGCAGCTGCAGGTGAGCATGAGGAGAACTCTATACTTTATCCTACTTGGGCTAAAGAAGCTAAAGAAGAAGGGTTTATACAGATAGCAGATGTATTTGATTTAGTTGCACAAGTAGAAGTAAAACATGAGCAAAGATTTAAAGAATATGCTGAAAGGGTTAAGAATAATGAAATGTATAAACAAACAGGAACAGTCCAATGGCTATGTTTAGAATGCGGACATATTCACGTAGGTTTAGAAGCTCCTGGTGTGTGTCCAATTTGCCAAAGACCTCAAGGATCCTTTAAATTATTACAAGGATAAATACGAATTAGCATAGTTGCTATTATTATAAAAATAACTGCCTAATCACTACAAAAGAAAAAATAACTTCTCTTTTTTAAGGAGAAGTTATTTTTCTTTTACTTTACAGTAAGAAGGTTTTACCTTTTGAATTAACTACTATTTAAATTATTTTTATATACAAGACTTGCGTATTTGGCCTGTAAGACTTGACCTTTGAGCACTAGTGGCTGGTGGCTGATTGCTGATGGCTAGAGCATTAAAATGGCACTTTTCTAGATAAAGTAAGTGAAGTAATAAATAAGACCTATTAAGTTGTAATATTGTATTTGCATAATTAAAACTGTATAATAATTTCATGGAATTCATTGACTGAAAAAAGAGCAATAAAGGAGTAATTTATGAATCTAAATCGTATTTTTGTTTCGATACTTACCTTGTTTATAGTGGGGATAATTGGTTATTGCAGTAGAAAGAAAAACATATTAAGTGAAGAAGCAGTAAATAGCTTACCTAAATTTTTATTAAATATATGCAGTCCGTTGTTGATTGTTTCTTCGATGCAGATCCCTTTTACACAAGATAAACTAGATGACATCAAAACTGTTTTTTTACTATCTATAATAGTTTACTTTATTTCTATCATAATTTCTCTTATAGTGCCTAAACTATTAAGAGCAAATGGAGACAATGAAAGGGGTGTATACCAATTTATGACCATATTTTCTAATGTGTCGTTTATTGGATTTCCAGTATTGTTGTCTATTTATTCTAGCGAAGCCATATTTTATGGGTCAATCTTTATTATACCTTTTAACATCTTACTGTATACCGTTGGTATTTACATGATGGCCAGTGAAAAGAAAAAGTTTAATATAAAGATATTGTTAAATCCTAATATTCTAGCTGTTATTATTGGCTTTCTATTGTTTGCTTTCTCTATACAAATTCCTGCCTTTTTACTTCAACCAATGGAGCTAGTAGGAAATATGACAACACCTCTATCTATGATTTTTATAGGAGGATCTTTATGTGGTGTAAATATGAAAGAAATGTTTAAAGAGTGGCGATTATATGCAATATCAGCTATAAGGCTTCTCATTTTGCCACTAATAGTGCTTCTCTTATTTCAAAATTTTATCAGCGATCCTTTGTTATTAGGGGTACCAGTAGTTATTACAGGTATGCCCATTGCTGCTAACTGCGCCATTGTAGCAAAAGAATATGGAGGTCATGCAGAATTAGCATCATCAGGAACATTTATGAGTACACTTTTGTCGATGGTTACCATACCCTTATTAGTGTTAATAATATCAAATATATAAAAAAGGAGAAAACAAATGATAATAGGTATAATAGGTGCAATGGAAAAAGAAATTACTATTTTAAGAGAAAGAATGGATTTAACTAAAATAGAAGAAAAAGCGAGTCTCACTTTTTACATAGGGAAATTAAGAGATAAGAACATCGTCTTAGTTCGTTCAGGTATTGGTAAGGTAAATGCAGCCATGTGTACACAGATTTTAATAGATATCTTTCATGTAGATGTAGTAATCAATACAGGTGTGGCTGGGGCACTTCATCCTGATTTAAATGTAGGGGATATTGTAGTGTCTACAGATTCTCTTCAACACGATATAGATGCCTCTGTCTTTGGAGATCCAAGAGGAATTGTACCAGGCTTAAAAGAGAGTATTTTTGTAGCAGATCAAAAACTATTAGACATCATTGATGGAATCACAATAGAAGATCATAAAATCTTTAAAGGTAGAGTATTAACAGGCGATCAAGGAATTGCAAGCAGTGAAATAAAACACTTCTTAGTAGAAAATTTTGAAGGATATTGTGTTGAAATGGAGGGTGGCGCTATCGCCCATGTGTGCTATTTAAATGAAGTTCCTTTTCTCATTATTCGAGCAATCTCCGATAAGGCAGACGAAGAAGTAGAGATCAATTACAACGAATTTGTAGAATTTGCAGCTAAAAATTCAAGTTATATGTTAGAAAGTATTTTAGAAAAATTGTAAACTCTAAGATTTGAGTTTCAAAGCTAAGTAAAACCCTTTGCTTACAATAATAGCTCGTATCTTAGTTTGGAAAAGAGGTTTTTTATATGATGCCCGTTTGGTGTGAAATCCGCTTAGATTATTTAATTGACAATTATAATGAGATTAAAAAATGTGTAGGAGAACAGGTCGAATTGATGCCTATCATTAAAGCAGATGCCTATGGTCATGGGGCTATTGAATGTGCTAAGACCTTAGTTCAAAATGGCGCAAAACGGTTTGCGGTGGCCCGTGTAGACGAGGGAATACAACTGAGAAATGCAGGGATTAGATGCCCTATTCTTATTTTAGGTTATATTTCTAATGATGAAATAAGAGAATTATTAGAGTGGGATTTGACTCCTACAGTATACCATATAGACTTTGCAAGAGAGTTATCTAAACAAACTGCTAAAACTGTAAAAATACACATAAAATTAGATACAGGTATGGGTAGATTAGGTTTTAGAGGGATAAAAGAAAGTGTTAAATCTATAGAGGATATTTATACTATGGATAATCTGGTAGTAGAAGGGATTTATAGCCATTTTGCAACTTCTGATGAAAAAGATAAAAGCTATAGCTTATCTCAGATGGAATCATTTGAAGAAGTACTAAAATTGTTAACGAAAAGGAGAATAGATATTCCCA from Alkalibaculum bacchi includes these protein-coding regions:
- the rbr gene encoding rubrerythrin, whose product is MEKSLKGTKTAENLMKAFSGESQARNRYTFYAEKAQQEKQKDIYQVFDETAHNEKYHAERFFRILNQEFKGEQIAVFNAGYPVELGTTLENLEAAAAGEHEENSILYPTWAKEAKEEGFIQIADVFDLVAQVEVKHEQRFKEYAERVKNNEMYKQTGTVQWLCLECGHIHVGLEAPGVCPICQRPQGSFKLLQG
- a CDS encoding AEC family transporter — protein: MNLNRIFVSILTLFIVGIIGYCSRKKNILSEEAVNSLPKFLLNICSPLLIVSSMQIPFTQDKLDDIKTVFLLSIIVYFISIIISLIVPKLLRANGDNERGVYQFMTIFSNVSFIGFPVLLSIYSSEAIFYGSIFIIPFNILLYTVGIYMMASEKKKFNIKILLNPNILAVIIGFLLFAFSIQIPAFLLQPMELVGNMTTPLSMIFIGGSLCGVNMKEMFKEWRLYAISAIRLLILPLIVLLLFQNFISDPLLLGVPVVITGMPIAANCAIVAKEYGGHAELASSGTFMSTLLSMVTIPLLVLIISNI
- a CDS encoding 5'-methylthioadenosine/adenosylhomocysteine nucleosidase, translated to MIIGIIGAMEKEITILRERMDLTKIEEKASLTFYIGKLRDKNIVLVRSGIGKVNAAMCTQILIDIFHVDVVINTGVAGALHPDLNVGDIVVSTDSLQHDIDASVFGDPRGIVPGLKESIFVADQKLLDIIDGITIEDHKIFKGRVLTGDQGIASSEIKHFLVENFEGYCVEMEGGAIAHVCYLNEVPFLIIRAISDKADEEVEINYNEFVEFAAKNSSYMLESILEKL
- the alr gene encoding alanine racemase codes for the protein MMPVWCEIRLDYLIDNYNEIKKCVGEQVELMPIIKADAYGHGAIECAKTLVQNGAKRFAVARVDEGIQLRNAGIRCPILILGYISNDEIRELLEWDLTPTVYHIDFARELSKQTAKTVKIHIKLDTGMGRLGFRGIKESVKSIEDIYTMDNLVVEGIYSHFATSDEKDKSYSLSQMESFEEVLKLLTKRRIDIPTKHLSNSAAIMDLPTSQYNIVRPGIILYGMYPSEEVNKEKISLKPVKSFKTRIANLKKIYSGDSVSYGRKYIAEDERLIATLSVGYADGYSRLLSNKGEVLIRGQRAKIVGRICMDQCMVDVTHISQVKVNDEVLLYGPGLPIEELAEKMGTINYEVSCMISPRVPKLYYWKKDFINMDKNLYS